One segment of Maridesulfovibrio ferrireducens DNA contains the following:
- the nadB gene encoding L-aspartate oxidase codes for MQDNRMKTDVLIIGAGISGCISALTVAEKGVEVTLLTQGDDLFTGNTRLAQGGIVYTGPGDSPKILEKDIRTAGWDYNNIKAIRTLTKEGPEALKHLLLEKYPVPFACDENGDYSLTREGGHAVPRILYCADHTGHSIMEVLSKAVADHPNITVCTQRTAVDLLTNHHHARETEFKYCLSNKCLGAYVYNESIDAVETILADFTVLATGGLGQIYLHTTNSTGSIGSGVAMASRAKVRIINSEMVQFHPTAFYQGTRSRASRRFLISEAVRGEGAKLVNCYGEAFMPRYDPRADLAPRDIVTRSIQEEMLRTGEECVYLDAANFVKHDLKERFPTIYGTCADAGTDITKTPIPVVPAAHYYCGGILVDEKGRTTLDRLYSVGECSCTGVHGGNRLASTSLLEGMFWGYTSGKDMASKISKKTAISKKLMNAIPNWENSGTNENEDPALIAQDWMLIRSIMWNYVGITRSTARLSRAMYDLQNLNRDLRSFYKRTPISRPIVDLFHGCQAALSVTAAAIKNKKSLGCHYRVD; via the coding sequence ATGCAAGACAACCGAATGAAAACTGATGTTTTAATTATCGGAGCAGGAATATCCGGCTGTATATCAGCTTTAACCGTAGCGGAAAAAGGTGTCGAGGTAACACTGTTAACTCAGGGAGACGACCTTTTCACAGGTAACACCAGACTGGCCCAAGGTGGCATTGTTTATACCGGTCCAGGCGATTCTCCTAAAATTCTTGAAAAAGATATCAGAACCGCAGGATGGGACTATAACAATATAAAGGCCATCCGTACCTTAACGAAAGAGGGTCCGGAAGCGCTGAAACATCTGCTTCTGGAAAAATATCCTGTTCCTTTTGCCTGCGATGAAAATGGTGACTACAGCCTGACTCGTGAAGGCGGACACGCCGTGCCCCGCATACTCTACTGTGCGGATCATACCGGACATTCCATCATGGAAGTTCTTTCAAAAGCCGTAGCAGATCATCCTAATATCACCGTCTGTACTCAGCGAACAGCTGTTGACCTTTTGACAAATCATCATCACGCGAGAGAAACCGAGTTTAAATATTGCCTCAGCAATAAATGTCTCGGAGCATATGTCTATAACGAATCCATAGATGCTGTTGAAACTATACTGGCTGACTTTACTGTATTAGCAACAGGTGGACTCGGTCAGATTTATTTGCATACTACGAATTCTACCGGATCTATCGGGTCCGGAGTGGCTATGGCTTCACGTGCGAAAGTCAGAATTATAAATTCAGAAATGGTACAATTTCACCCTACTGCTTTTTATCAGGGCACACGTTCAAGAGCGAGCCGCCGCTTCCTGATATCTGAAGCTGTTCGCGGTGAAGGAGCAAAATTAGTAAACTGTTACGGTGAAGCGTTTATGCCACGCTACGACCCAAGAGCAGATCTTGCCCCGCGTGACATCGTAACTCGTTCAATTCAGGAAGAGATGCTTAGAACGGGAGAAGAATGCGTCTACCTTGATGCCGCAAACTTTGTGAAACATGATTTAAAAGAAAGATTCCCCACAATCTATGGAACTTGCGCTGATGCAGGTACCGATATCACAAAGACACCTATTCCGGTTGTTCCTGCCGCCCATTACTACTGCGGCGGAATTCTTGTGGATGAAAAAGGAAGAACGACTCTGGACAGACTGTATAGTGTCGGAGAATGCTCCTGTACGGGTGTTCATGGCGGAAATAGACTCGCATCAACTTCACTGCTCGAAGGAATGTTCTGGGGATATACTTCCGGTAAGGATATGGCGTCAAAGATTTCTAAGAAAACAGCAATTAGCAAGAAATTGATGAACGCAATTCCTAATTGGGAAAACTCCGGTACAAATGAAAATGAAGATCCGGCTTTGATTGCTCAAGACTGGATGTTGATTCGCAGTATTATGTGGAACTATGTAGGAATAACAAGATCTACTGCCCGTCTCAGTCGTGCAATGTACGATCTGCAAAATCTCAACAGAGATTTAAGATCATTTTACAAAAGAACGCCTATCAGTAGACCTATTGTTGATTTATTTCACGGCTGTCAGGCAGCTCTTTCTGTTACGGCTGCTGCGATTAAAAACAAAAAAAGTCTCGGGTGTCATTATAGAGTTGATTAA
- a CDS encoding DsrE family protein has translation MSYKVVFHIDWDDDQILKMALVNIENLLKDPSAISSKIHLVANGESVRFFRKEFCGENYPKIKELHSNGVRFCICNNSLNKLKYKPENMLDICEIVPTGVIEICRLQDAGFAYIKP, from the coding sequence ATGAGCTATAAAGTTGTTTTTCATATAGATTGGGATGATGATCAAATTTTAAAAATGGCTCTTGTAAACATTGAAAATTTATTAAAAGACCCTTCTGCTATTTCTTCAAAAATTCATCTGGTTGCAAATGGTGAATCTGTCCGTTTTTTCCGAAAAGAATTCTGCGGCGAAAATTATCCTAAAATAAAAGAACTTCATTCGAACGGCGTTCGATTTTGTATATGTAATAATTCTCTCAACAAGCTTAAATATAAACCGGAAAACATGCTTGATATCTGTGAAATAGTCCCAACGGGAGTTATTGAAATTTGCCGACTACAAGATGCAGGATTTGCTTACATCAAGCCTTAA
- the mgtE gene encoding magnesium transporter: MKRAKGIPEPLRQWQESGKGLVGEVDQRVIDAMHPADAADHIEELGLDEQVKFIKQLPIRDAADSIAEMEKYDQRELVEKLNLGMAARILEFMSPDDATDILEGLDDDLRESLLRQIKAEDREEISTLLTFDPETAGGVMNTEVAILLEDLTVDQAIASIRAEVEDKSIPYYAYLVDRRNHLTGAVSLRDLLISRPGKKLKELIHNQHLISVTYEVDKEEVARLIGHYNFLAMPVTDFEHRLLGVVTVDDVIDIINEEASEDMQSMVGAGTDETTDSPWTYSVKKRLPWLVINVANSAISAWVVHLFEANIAKMAILAVLMPIVANQAGNTGQQALAVMIRQFATEKFDRKKSWNAVFRELKIGLANGVCISLLVLMAVYMLTDNSALAMVMSGALFIDMLMGAVVGGAIPIILKEFGRDPAQASSIFLTTVTDSLGFLSLLGLAGIFLL; this comes from the coding sequence ATGAAAAGGGCAAAAGGAATACCTGAACCACTCAGGCAATGGCAAGAAAGCGGAAAAGGACTCGTTGGTGAAGTTGACCAACGGGTTATTGATGCTATGCATCCTGCGGATGCTGCTGACCATATCGAAGAATTAGGGCTGGATGAACAGGTAAAGTTCATCAAACAGCTTCCAATTCGTGATGCCGCTGATTCTATTGCCGAGATGGAAAAATATGACCAGCGAGAGCTGGTCGAAAAGCTTAATTTGGGAATGGCCGCACGGATTTTGGAGTTTATGTCTCCGGATGATGCGACTGATATTCTTGAAGGGCTTGATGATGATTTGCGCGAGAGTTTGCTGCGTCAAATAAAAGCTGAAGACAGAGAAGAAATTTCTACTCTGCTCACCTTTGATCCTGAAACAGCCGGTGGTGTTATGAACACCGAGGTTGCTATTCTTCTTGAAGATCTCACTGTCGATCAGGCAATTGCATCCATCAGGGCAGAGGTTGAAGATAAAAGCATTCCTTATTACGCGTATCTTGTTGACCGCAGAAATCATTTGACCGGTGCAGTTTCCTTGCGCGACCTTCTTATCTCCCGTCCCGGAAAAAAATTAAAAGAATTAATTCATAATCAGCATTTGATTTCCGTTACTTATGAAGTGGACAAGGAAGAAGTTGCCAGACTTATAGGACATTATAATTTTCTTGCGATGCCTGTCACAGATTTTGAACATAGACTGCTGGGAGTTGTCACAGTTGATGATGTTATTGACATTATTAATGAAGAAGCCAGTGAAGATATGCAGTCAATGGTTGGTGCGGGTACTGATGAAACAACGGATTCTCCGTGGACTTACTCTGTTAAAAAGAGACTTCCTTGGCTTGTTATAAACGTTGCTAATTCTGCTATTTCAGCTTGGGTAGTTCATCTATTTGAGGCCAATATCGCCAAGATGGCTATTTTAGCGGTTCTGATGCCAATTGTTGCAAATCAGGCAGGTAATACCGGGCAGCAGGCTCTTGCTGTTATGATCAGACAATTTGCAACGGAAAAATTTGATCGGAAAAAATCTTGGAACGCAGTTTTTCGTGAACTCAAGATCGGACTTGCTAACGGTGTTTGCATATCACTTTTAGTGCTCATGGCTGTTTATATGCTGACTGACAATTCAGCTCTTGCAATGGTAATGTCCGGGGCTTTGTTTATCGATATGCTTATGGGAGCTGTGGTCGGCGGTGCTATCCCGATTATTCTAAAAGAATTCGGTCGTGATCCGGCGCAGGCATCTTCAATCTTTTTAACAACGGTTACAGATAGTTTAGGATTTCTTTCCTTGCTCGGTCTGGCCGGGATATTTTTACTGTAA
- a CDS encoding M20 metallopeptidase family protein, giving the protein MDLRKIVLSELNSLVELYKHFHANPELSGQEKETSRVLADQLENCGIDVTRNVGGFGIVGTLENGDGPTVMIRTDMDALPVTENSGAEYASTIQAVDGSGNSVGVMHACGHDLHMAAFVGAAKTLSKLKNSWSGRILFVGQPAEEPMSGARAMIDDGLFQKFGRPDYCIGTHVRPKVKAGTIAVRPGPVMAGVFQLKILVRGIGGHGSAPHETRDPVVLAARIISSIQTIVSRELNPLTPAVVTIGSIHGGTRSNIIPEKVVMELTARFFDSETRDHILRSIKRICRNEALTMDFPENLFPVITMEKDDELPATINDNDLSAIVKAAVEEHLGKDHFVEADMVMGSEDFALYRTSASTEIPCCMFFTGVTSSSDMELYETQLINPPNLHNSGFLPQYENSILAAVITMTATVLNYQTSSKPRL; this is encoded by the coding sequence ATGGATTTGAGAAAGATTGTTCTGTCAGAATTAAATTCTTTGGTTGAGTTGTATAAGCATTTTCATGCTAATCCTGAACTTTCTGGACAGGAAAAAGAAACTTCACGTGTTTTGGCTGATCAGCTTGAAAATTGTGGAATTGATGTCACGCGTAATGTCGGTGGTTTCGGAATTGTCGGAACTCTTGAAAATGGAGACGGCCCGACGGTTATGATCCGCACTGATATGGATGCACTCCCTGTTACCGAAAATTCCGGGGCAGAATATGCCAGCACTATTCAGGCTGTAGACGGCTCTGGCAATTCTGTAGGCGTTATGCACGCGTGCGGGCATGATCTTCATATGGCTGCGTTTGTCGGAGCTGCAAAAACTTTATCGAAACTAAAAAATAGTTGGAGTGGCAGGATTTTGTTTGTCGGGCAGCCGGCAGAAGAACCAATGTCCGGAGCCAGAGCCATGATTGATGATGGCTTATTTCAAAAGTTCGGGCGGCCCGACTATTGTATCGGAACGCATGTTCGTCCGAAAGTTAAAGCAGGAACAATTGCTGTCAGGCCCGGTCCGGTGATGGCAGGAGTTTTTCAACTTAAAATTTTAGTTCGCGGGATAGGCGGGCATGGATCAGCTCCTCATGAAACGCGTGATCCTGTTGTGTTGGCAGCTCGAATCATTTCGTCGATTCAAACAATAGTCAGCAGGGAGTTGAATCCTCTTACTCCGGCAGTTGTCACAATAGGTTCTATTCATGGTGGAACAAGGTCTAATATTATTCCTGAAAAAGTTGTTATGGAATTAACAGCCAGATTTTTTGATTCTGAAACACGTGATCATATTTTGCGGTCAATTAAGCGTATCTGCCGTAACGAAGCATTAACAATGGATTTTCCTGAAAATCTTTTCCCTGTTATTACGATGGAAAAGGATGATGAGCTTCCGGCAACAATTAATGATAATGATTTGTCGGCAATAGTAAAAGCAGCTGTAGAAGAGCATTTGGGTAAAGATCATTTCGTTGAAGCTGATATGGTTATGGGTAGTGAAGATTTTGCGCTATACAGAACGTCAGCTTCGACCGAAATCCCTTGTTGTATGTTTTTTACCGGCGTGACTAGTTCCTCTGATATGGAATTATATGAAACACAATTAATTAATCCGCCGAATCTTCATAACAGCGGATTTCTTCCTCAGTATGAAAATAGCATTCTCGCTGCGGTTATAACAATGACTGCTACAGTATTAAATTATCAAACCAGCTCTAAACCGCGCTTATAA
- the nadA gene encoding quinolinate synthase NadA, producing the protein MYSKIISDIKAKYGSKLAILGHHYQADEIIRHTDLKGDSLELARQIDKLEAEYIVFCGVHFMAESAAIVRKANQKVYIPDPSAGCVMANMAPAELVDTVLTKILEESGRKIIPLAYVNTPAAVKAVCGKHGGSVCTSANAEKMLKWALERGDGVLFLPDKNLALNTADKLGIPENKRLILNIRKKGEKLNVEETLDKQLLIWPGLCAIHQKFKISQIENLRKKYPGAKVVVHPECPPEIVAAADGDGSTSYLIKYVTEAPVGSTIIIGTETNLVNRLAKQFPDKNILPLSVSFCSNMAKITEQKLAELLQNLESAEFEDVSDNIRIPAKVALERMLKVCA; encoded by the coding sequence ATGTATTCCAAAATTATCAGTGACATAAAAGCAAAATACGGAAGTAAGCTGGCCATTCTTGGGCACCATTATCAGGCTGATGAAATAATCAGACACACTGATTTAAAAGGAGATTCACTGGAACTCGCTCGCCAGATTGATAAGCTTGAAGCCGAATACATTGTTTTTTGCGGTGTGCATTTTATGGCTGAATCTGCGGCCATCGTCCGTAAAGCTAATCAGAAGGTATATATTCCGGACCCTTCAGCTGGATGCGTCATGGCCAACATGGCCCCTGCCGAGCTGGTTGATACTGTTTTGACAAAAATTCTTGAAGAAAGCGGCAGAAAGATAATTCCACTGGCTTACGTCAACACCCCTGCTGCAGTAAAAGCTGTTTGCGGTAAACATGGCGGATCTGTCTGCACTTCTGCAAATGCCGAAAAAATGCTGAAATGGGCACTCGAAAGAGGAGACGGAGTTCTTTTCCTTCCCGATAAAAACCTCGCACTCAACACAGCTGACAAACTTGGCATTCCAGAAAATAAAAGATTAATTCTTAATATCCGCAAGAAAGGTGAAAAACTTAATGTTGAAGAAACTCTGGACAAACAGCTTTTAATTTGGCCCGGACTTTGTGCTATCCATCAAAAATTCAAGATTTCTCAAATAGAAAATCTCCGTAAAAAATATCCGGGAGCAAAGGTTGTCGTACATCCTGAATGCCCGCCTGAAATAGTTGCTGCTGCTGACGGAGATGGTTCGACGTCTTATCTTATTAAATATGTCACTGAAGCTCCAGTCGGTTCGACTATTATTATTGGTACTGAAACCAATTTAGTAAATAGGCTGGCTAAACAGTTCCCTGATAAAAACATTCTTCCTTTAAGTGTAAGTTTTTGTAGCAACATGGCTAAAATAACTGAACAAAAACTTGCCGAACTTCTCCAGAACCTTGAAAGTGCCGAATTTGAAGACGTATCAGACAATATAAGAATTCCCGCCAAAGTTGCCCTTGAAAGGATGCTTAAGGTCTGTGCTTGA
- the nadC gene encoding carboxylating nicotinate-nucleotide diphosphorylase has translation MTDNKFDTFFQAESKMFLLATIRIALSEDGPDLTSQGLFEPEDLANAQIIAKEETIVAGLPLIPLILEFADKDNVCKVHLNVDEGDRISAGTLIAAIQGPAAILLKAERVMLNFLSHLSGIATLTNKYVKALDHSETILLDTRKTIPGLRYPEKYAVLVGGAQNHRLNLVEMLMLKDNHIDRAGSITLAVEKLRSKYEPCPPIEVECRNQQEVDEAIACKVERIMLDNMTFEEAKASIATVPDSIETEISGNVTLETIAHLAEAGPDYISVGRITHSAKCSDMSMQIYSI, from the coding sequence ATGACTGACAATAAATTCGATACATTCTTTCAGGCTGAATCAAAAATGTTCCTTTTAGCAACAATTAGAATAGCTTTGAGTGAAGATGGGCCGGACCTGACTTCACAGGGATTATTCGAACCTGAAGATCTAGCAAATGCTCAGATCATTGCAAAAGAAGAAACTATTGTTGCCGGATTACCACTTATTCCTCTTATCCTTGAATTTGCAGACAAAGATAACGTTTGCAAAGTTCATTTAAATGTTGATGAAGGCGACAGAATTTCAGCCGGAACACTTATAGCTGCCATTCAAGGTCCTGCCGCAATACTTCTGAAGGCAGAAAGAGTTATGCTTAATTTTCTCTCCCATCTATCCGGAATAGCGACTCTTACCAATAAGTATGTTAAAGCACTTGATCATAGTGAAACAATTTTACTGGACACAAGAAAAACTATTCCAGGACTTCGCTACCCTGAAAAATATGCTGTTCTTGTAGGCGGAGCTCAAAATCATCGTCTAAATCTTGTTGAAATGCTGATGTTAAAAGATAATCATATTGATAGAGCCGGATCTATTACGCTCGCAGTTGAAAAACTTCGTAGCAAATATGAGCCCTGCCCGCCCATAGAAGTAGAATGCCGAAATCAGCAGGAAGTTGATGAAGCGATAGCTTGTAAAGTTGAGCGGATAATGCTCGACAATATGACTTTTGAAGAAGCAAAGGCTTCGATAGCAACGGTTCCTGATTCAATAGAAACAGAAATCAGCGGAAACGTGACTCTTGAAACAATTGCACATCTTGCAGAAGCCGGCCCTGACTATATTTCCGTAGGAAGAATCACACATTCTGCAAAGTGTTCAGACATGAGCATGCAAATATATTCAATCTAG